Part of the Streptomyces sp. f51 genome is shown below.
GGCCCACCGTGTGGCCGTGCGCGCCGCCGAGCTGGCCGCCGACCCCGCCCACCGCCCCGATCTCGGCGACGCCTGGCGGATCGCCAAGACGTACTGGAACCGGGTGCCCCGCCCGGTCGCCGAGGAGGCGTTCGCCCGGCTGCGCGAGGCCCTCCCCGGGCTGCCGTTCGACCGGACCGCCGCCGTCGGGGACGTGCCGGGCGTGGTCGACGAGGCGATCGTCACCACCGAGATCGACGGCACCGCGTACGCCGCGGCCAAGGCCGCCGCGATGCGCGCGCACGCCACCCAGATCACCGTGGACGGGCCCTGGTTCGTCCTCTCGAACGAGCTGGCCCAGCCGCTCTTCACCACCGAGTACTACGAACTGGCCGACGCCCCGCGCCCGGCGGCGCGCGAGCGCGACCTCTTCGAGGGGACGGAGCAGCGATGAGCACGAACGGACAGCGGGGCGGGAGCCTCCTCGCCCAGCCCCTGACGCGCCCCTCGGGCGGGCGGATCGCCGCCTACCTGGGGCTTTTTCTGCTCGGCGCCGTCGTCGGCGTCGCGGGCGCGCTGGTGCAGCCGGGCTGGTTCCCCCTCGGGCTGCTGCTCGCCCTGGCGGGCGCCGCGGGACTCTTCCTCGGCGGCGCGCGGGCGGCGGAGTCCCGGGCCGGGGCCGTCGCCCCCGCCGCGGGCTGGATGGTCGCCGTCGTCCTGCTCACCGCAAGCCGCCCGGAAGGTGACTTCCTCTTCGGCGCGGGAGTCGGCTCGTATCTCTTCCTGCTCGGCGGCATGGCGACGGCTGTGATGTGCGCCACTCTCGGCCAGGGGCGGCAACCGGGCCCTTCCGGTGCCCGACTTGGCAAGTGACGTACCACTTCGCCGTATCGGTCCCGTGCCGGTCCGGTGCGAGATTCCTGGACGGGCGAGGTTTGCGGGCCGGACATGGCCAGTATGGTGGTGCGCGCCGCCGAGCTGCCCGAGATGAGGTCGAGGAAACGGGCGGCGGAGCCAACCGGGAGAACCTGCCTTGAGTCGTGAAACTGACAGTTCGTCCTCCGGGCCCAACGGGCGCGGTGGAGCCGCGTACCCGTCGGGGACGCCGCCGTACGGCACGCCCGCGGCCTCCGAGAACGGTGCCGACGCGGGCCGTTCGGCCGCCGGGCCGACGGAGGAGCGCAAGACCGAGACAACCCTGACGACACGGATCCGGATCAACATCCCCGGATCGCGGCCCATCCCGCCCGTGGTCGTCCGCACGCCCGTCGCCGACGCCGACGCGTCGTCCGGGGGCGGCGACGGCGCCCAGACCGGCACACCGGCGCCGCAGGCCGCGAGTTCGCCCGCGGGCGCCGCCGGTCCGAGTGCCACCGTCCCGGCCCCGTCCGCCCCCGCCGCGGCGCCCGTGGACCAGCCGGCGCCGGCCGAGGAGAAGACGAGCGACTGGTTCGCGCCCCGCAAGGCCGGCACGCCCCCCAAGGGCGGGCAGGGCGGCGGCTCGACCAACGGAGCGGGCATGCCCGGCGCTTCGGCTCCGGCCGGAACCGCGCCTTCCGCGCCCGCGGCGGGCACCCCCGGCACGGGACGGCCCGCGCCGTCCACCGGTGCCGGACCGCTGGGCATCACCGGCGGCCGCCCCGGCGGCGCGAACGGCGCACCGCTCCCCGGTGCCACCGGCGCCGGACCCGTGGCCCCCGGCCACGGCGGCGGCACGGGCTCCTTCGACGTCTCCGGCGCGCTGCGCGACACCGGCTCGTTCCCGGCCATCGGCTCGTCCGGCGGATCCGGTGCGCCCGCGGGATCCGGCGAGCCGCGCCGTGACGACCTCCCGTACTTCTCCGAGAACGGCCGGGGCGGCCCGGCCGGTCCGACCTCGGGCCCCACCACCGGGGACGGCCCGCTGCGGCCTCCGACCGGTGCGGGCGCGGCCCCCGGCAGCCTGGCCGCGCAGTCCGGCCCGGCCACCGGCAACCGGGGCACCGGCAGGGGCTACCCCGCCGCGGGCACCGGCACCCGCGGCGGACTGAGCGGCGGTCTCAGCGACGACACCGCGATCCTGACGCCGCAGAAGCCGGCACCCGAACCGGGTCCCGGTGGCTACGGCGCCCCCGCGGAGAACGTCTCCGGACACACGCTGACCAGCGGCATGCCCGTCGTGTCGCCCAGCCACGACTTCGCGTTCGAGGGCGAGCGCAACGACGGCCCCCGCTCGCACACCCCGCCGAAGCTCCCCGAGCCGGTCCGCCGGCCCACCGCCCCGGCGAAGCCGGCGAAGAAGAAGGGCCGCAACAAGCCGGCGCTCCTCGGCGCCCTCGTCGTGCTCCTCGCGGGCGGCGCCTACGGTGCCGGACTGCTGATGAACCACTCCGACGTGCCCAAGGGCACCACGGTGCTCGGCGTCGACATCGGCGGCGGCACCCGCGACGACGCGGTCAAGAAGCTCGACGAGGCACTCGGCGACCGGACGAACAAGCCGCTCACGCTGTCCGTCGACGGTGACACGGTCAAGCTCAGGCCCGACCAGGCCGGACTCCAGCTGGACAGCCAGGCCACCGTCCGCGCCGCCGCGGGCAGCGACTACAACCCGATCTCCGTGATCGGCTCGCTGTTCGGCCAGGGACGCGTGGTGGACCCCGTGATGCCGGTCGACGAGGAGAAGCTCCAGGCCGCGCTGGAGCGCGCCGCCAGCGGCTCGGGCTCGGCGAACGACGGCACGATCAAGTTCCAGCCGGGCAAGGCCGTCGCCGTCTACGGCAAGGCGGGCAAGGGCATCGACGTCGGCCCCTCCCTCCAGGCCGTCGAGGACGCGTACCGCGCGCAGGTGGAGACCGGCGCGGCCACTCCGGTGAAGGTCGCCACCACGACCCGTCAGCCGACGGTCAGCAAGGCCGAGGTGGACCGGAAGATGTCGACGTTCGCGACGGTCGCCATGTCCGCGACCATCATCATCCGCACGGACGCCAGCCACTACATCCCCTTCAGCCCGCAGAAGTCCATCTGGAAGTTCCTGAGCGTCCGGCCGGTCCAGGGCAAGCTCGTCGAGCACTACGACCTGAACGTGCTCCAGTCGCTGTACGGCCACGCCTTCGACGGTGTGACGATCACCAAGGGCGACGGCAGCAAGAAGGCCGTGAGCCCGGAGGACGTGGCCTCCGCCATAGGAAGGGCGCTGGTCGGGAAGACGACCGCCGAACGCGACGTGACCATCCCCACCAACCCCAACTAGCGGGCGCCGCAGGCACGACAGGAGGGCATCCCACCGGTACTCCACCGGCGGGGTGCCCTTCTGCCGTGCCGGACCGGGGTCGCAGACATGACATCTGTCATCCGCGACCCAGGACACAGCGCACTGCCGCCGACTCCCCCCTCTCCTCCACGATGGACGACATGACAACGACAGCGGCGACCACGAGCACATCGGTGGTCCGGTTCGAATCGGTGACCAAGAGCTACGGGAACGTCCGGGCCGTGGACGGGCTGACGCTCGAACTCCACCCCGGCGAGACCGTCGCCCTGCTCGGCCCCAACGGCGCGGGCAAGTCGACCACGCTGGACCTGCTGCTCGGCCTCAAGAACGCCGACAGCGGGACGGTCCGGGTGTTCGGCACCGCCCCGCGCGAGGCGATCGTCGCCGGCCGGGTGGGCGCCATGCTCCAGAGCGGCGGCCTGATGGACGAGGTCACCGTCGGTGAACTGGTCAAGCTCGCCTGCGACCTGCACCCGAGGCCGTACCGCCCCAGCGAGGTCCTCGCCCGCGCGAGCATCGCCCAGATCGCCGACCGCAAGGTCAACAAGCTCTCCGGCGGCCAGGCGCAGCGCGTCCGCTTCGCCCTCGCCACGGCCGGCGACAGCGATCTGATCGTCCTCGACGAACCCACCACCGGCATGGACGTCTCCGCCCGGCAGGCCTTCTGGGCCACCATGCGCGAGCAGGCCGACCAGGGCCGTACGGTCCTGTTCGCCACGCACTACCTGGAGGAGGCCGACGCCATCGCGGACCGCGTCCTCGTCCTGCACCGGGGACGGCTGCTGGCCGACGGCACCGCCGCCGAGATCAAGGCCAAGGCCGGAGCGCGCCGTGTGTCCTTCGACCTGGAGGGCGTGATCGACGAGGCCCGGCTGCGCGCGCTGCCGTTCCTCACCTCGGTCACGGTGTCCGGAAGCGGCTCCGCCGCGGGATCCGGGCAGACCGTCCGCATCCAGTCCTCCGACGCGGACGCGACCGTCCACGCGCTGTACGGGCTCGGCGTCTACCCCCGCAACCTCGAAGTCGCCGGGCTCGGCCTGGAGCAGGCATTCGTCGCCATCACCGAGGCCGAAGAGGCCGCGCTCACCGCCGCCGGGGCCCACGAAGGTGCCGGCACCGCCGCCGAGGAGGCCGCGTCCAAGTGAACAGTCTCATCAAGCTGGAGATCACCCGCGCCCTGCGCAACCGGAAGTTCCTGTTCTTCTCGGTGATCTACCCCTCGGCCTTGTTCCTGCTGATCGCCGGCAGTGCCGACGACCACACCAAGGTCCCCGGCACCGGCCTGACCCTGCCGACCTTCTTCATGGTCTCCATGGCCTCCTTCGGCGCCCTGACCGCCGTCCTGATGGGCAACAGCGAGCGCATCGCCAAGGAGCGGGAGAGCGGCTGGGTACGGCAGCTGAGGCTCACCCCGCTGCCCGGCCGCGGCTATGTGTTCGCCAAGACGGCCAGCGCGGCCGTGATCAGCCTGCCCTCGATCGTCATCGTCTTCGTGGTCGCGGCGGCGGTGAAGAACGTACGCCTGGACGTCTGGCAGTGGTTCGCGCTCACCGGCGTGATCTGGGCGGGCAGCCTGGTCTTCGCCGCGCTCGGCGTCGCCATCGGCTACCTCGCCAGCGGGGACGCGGTACGGCCCATCACGATGATCGTCTACTTCGGTCTGTCGATGCTCGGCGGCCTGTGGATGCCGACGACGACCTTCCCCGACTGGCTCCAGAACATAGCCAAGTGGCTTCCCACGCACGCGTACGCTGCCCTGGGGCAGGCCATCGAACTGGGGAACGCCCCGCACGCGAAGGACATCGCCATCCTCGCCGTGTCCTTCGCCCTCTTCGCGGGCGGCGCGGCCTGGCTGTACCGGAAGGACACGCTGAAGGCGTGAACGCCATGACGGAAGACCCGCTGCCCGACACGGCCCGCACGGACCGGATCGTGAGGATGGGGGAGTCCCCCCGCAACCTCCGCGAGGCCCTGCGCAAGTCGGTGTGGATCGTCATCTGGCTGGTGTTCCTCGGCTCACCGGTCCACGACCTCGCCTCCGGCACCCACACACCGGCGGCCACCGCGGCCGGCTGGGTGGGCCTCGCGGCCTTCGTCGCGGTCTATCTGACGCTGGTCTTCCGGCACATGGGCAAGGCATTCACGGGCACCCTGGCCGTCACGCTCATGGTGCTCGCACTCGGTGTCCTGGCCGTCGTCCTGTGCCTGACGCTCGGCGCTCCCTGGCTCGGCCTGTTCGTGTACGTCTCGGTCGCCTGCGGGACGACGTTCCCGCTGCGCGTCTCCTACTGGACGATCCCGCTGACCGCCGTCGTGATGCTGCTCGTCGGCCTGCACGGCGGCGAGGACGACGCCCGCAACCTGGTCCTGCTCGTCGTCCTCATCGGCTTCGCGATGACCGGCGTGCGCCAGCTCGTCCGTACGACGGTGGAACTGCGCAAGGCGCGGGCCACCGTCGCCCAGCTCGCCGCGAACGAGGAGCGCCTGCGGCTCGCCCGCGACCTGCACGACCTGCTCGGCCACTCGCTCTCGCTGATCACGCTGAAGAGCGAACTGGCCGGGCGGATGCTCCCCGACCACCCCGAGCGGGCGGCCCAGCAGGTCGCCGACATCGAACAGGTCAGCCGCCAGGCCCTGGTCGACGTGCGCGAGGCGGTCACCGGCTACCGCAGGCCGCGGCTGGCCGGTGAACTCGCGGGCGCGCAGGTGGCGTTGACGGCCGCCGACGTGATCGCCGACCTCCCGGCCGAACCCGACCTCGACGGCGTCCCCGAGGAGACCGAGTCCGCGCTGGCCTGGGCGCTGCGCGAGGCCGTCACCAATGTCGTACGGCACAGCGGTGCCCGGCGCTGCACCGTGGGACTGGTCCGCCGCCAGACCCTGGACGGTCCCGTGCTCGAACTCTCGGTGGAGGACGACGGCTCGGGCGGCACCTCGGGCGCGGCGCCCGGCAACGGCCTGACCGGTCTGACCGAGCGCCTGGAGAAGGCGGGAGGATCGATGGAGGCGGGCCGTGTACGGCGCGGATTCCGGCTGGTGGCACGGGCGCCCCTGGAGGACGGCCGGACCCCGGCGGGCCCGGCGGAGGACCCCGTAGGATCCGGTGCATGAGCCGCACGATCAAGGTCCTGCTCGCCGAGGACCAGTCGATGGTCCGCGAGGCGCTGGCCGCCCTGCTGGGACTCGAGCCCGACATCGAGGTGGTCGCCCAAGTGGCCCGCGGCGACGAGGTGCTGGCGGCGGCCCGCGCCCACGACGTGGACGTGGCGCTCCTCGACATCGAGATGCCCGGCATGACGGGCATAGAGGCTGCGGCCGAGGTCCACAAGGAGCTCCCGGGCATCAAGCTGCTCATCCTCACCACCTTCGGCCGCCCCGGATATCTGCGCAGCGCCATGGAGTCCGGCGCGGACGCCTTCCTGGTCAAGGACGCCCCGGCCGCCCAACTCGCCGCGGCCGTACGCAAGGTGCTGGCGGGGGAGCGTGTCATCGACCCCACGCTGGCGGCGGCCGCGCTGGCCGAGGGCGCCAATCCCCTGACCGACCGCGAACGCGAGGTCCTGCGCGCCGCGGCCGACGGCTCCACCAACGCCGAACTGGCCAAGGCACTCCACCTCTCCCAGGGCACGGTCCGCAACTACCTCTCGACCGCGATCCAGAAGCTGGCGGCCCGCAACAGGGCGGAGGCGGTACGGATCGCGCGGGAGAAGGGCTGGCTGTGAGCGGCGGGGCCGGCCACCGCCTCAGTTGAGCATCGCCCGTGCCGCGTGGGCCTGGCCTCGGATCCGCGACGCGGACGGTTCGTCGACCGCCGCCACCACGTCCGCGTAGGCGTCGAGTTCGGCCGCGCCGGCCAGGAAGTCCCCCCGCTGGACCAGGAGTTGAGCCCGCTCGTAGCGCAGGCGCGCCGGGTGCGAGGGCAGCAGCAGGGAGAGTTCCACGGACCACAGCGCCACGTCGGAGCGTTCGGGCCGTGCGGCGGCCCAGGCCCGGACGTTGTTCAGGACCCGCAGGACGACGTCCAGCGGATCGGCGGGGGACAGCATCGACGGGTCGAGCGGGGCGCCGGTCGCGCCCGCGACGAAGAGCTGCGCGTCGGTGCCGGTCAGCACGCGCCCGCCGTCGAAGGGATCGGCGAGCACCTGCCGCTCGGGCGGTCCGAAGCCCACCACGAAGTGACCGGGCAGGGCGACCCCGTGGACCGGGGCCCCGGCCCGCCGCGCCACCTCCATCCACACCACCGAGAGCAGGATGGGCAGCCCGCGCCGCCGGCGCAGCACCGCGTGCAGCAGCGAGGACTCCAGTCGCTGGTAGTCGCCCGGCGAGCCCCGGAATCCGCAGCGCCCGCCGAGGAGTTCGGCCAGGGCGGTCGCCCACGGCAGCGGGCCGCCCGGACGGAAGGGCAGCCGGCCCGCCAGCTCGTCCAGCAGGACCTGCGCCGCGTCCATCCCGGCGTCGTCCAGCGTCCCGTCCGCCGCGGCACCCACCAGCAGGCACAGCTCCGCCAGATCGGGCCGCTCGGCGCGCGCCTCGTCGGCGAACCGCCGCCGTACCTCGTCGGCCCGGCCGGGCTCGGGTGGCTCAGGGAACCGCATGGCCCACTCGTGCCCGGTCACGTCGATCGATACGGCTCGCCGGCCGGACCGGCGTCACCCGGCGCGCCGCCCGTCCCCGGTGAGGCGTCGGCATCGGCGCTCGCCCGCGTGACCGGTCCGGACGGCTCCCGGTAGTGGTGGTACGCGTGGTGCGGGGCGAAGCCCATCCGGGCGTACAGCTCCCGTGCCCCGGTGTTGTCCGTCTCCACCTGGAGCCACGCAGCCGAGGCGCCCTCCTCCAGGGCACGGGCCGCCAGCGCGGCCATGACGGCGGTGGCGAGGCCACGGCGGCGCAGACCCGGGTCGACCTCCACGGCGGCGAAGCCGGCCCAGCGGCCGTCCACCACGCACCGCCCGATCGCCGCCGGAGCCGCGCCCGGGTCGCCGGGCACCGTCGCGAACCACACCGAGGGACCGCCGCTCAGCACCTTCAGGGCCGTCTCGCCGACGCCCTTGCGCTGGTAGCGGCCGAGCCACGCCTCGTCCGCCGCGCGGGAGAGCGTCACCCCGGGTGCCTCCCGGTCCGCGACGGGCGCGAGCGCTCCGGTCCACAGCCCGGCGCTCACCTCGCGCGTCCAGCCGCGCTCCTCCAGCTCCGCGCACAGCAGTTCCTGGGTGCCCTCGGCGCCGGTGGCGGTCTGCACGTAGGCGGGCAGGTCACGGGCCGCGTACCAGTGCCGTACGTACGCGAGGGCCTCGTCGAGCGGCACGCCCGGGTCGGCCAGCGGCAGCACGGAGTTGGCGCGCCGGGTGAACCCGCCCGCCGCCCGCAGCTCCCAGCCGCCGAGCCGTTCGCTGTCCACCGGGGGCCAGGCCCGCGCGGCGACACGCGCGAGTTCCTCGTAGGACGCCGCGGGGCCGCGCCGCCGTGCGGGCGCGGACGGTACGACCTTGGCCGCGACCAGGGAGGATTCCTCGATCCGGACACGCTCTCCGGTCCGTCGTGTGATCAGCAGCACACCGTCGTCCCATGATGTGAGAACACCGACCGTATCGGTGAACTTCTCCACCGTGTCTCCATTGTCGGTCAGGCGCCGCACAGAGACGCGTTTGCCCACGTCAGCAGCCGTGACGCGGACCTCCAGGCGGCCGGCGGCGGAGAATTCCACAGGTCAGTTCACCCCTCCTGTTCGGATCATGCCCAAGAACGGAGATACTAGGGGCGGGCATCGACGAGCCGCGCTCCCGCGCGCCAGGCGGCGGAGCCTACGACAGGCCCGCCAGCGCCCTATCGAGGAGGAACGACAGCGTGACCTACGTCATCGCGCAGCCTTGTGTCGACGTCAAGGACAAGGCGTGCATCGAGGAGTGCCCGGTCGACTGCATCTACGAGGGCTCCCGGTCCTTGTACATCCACCCGGACGAATGCGTCGACTGCGGAGCCTGTGAGCCGGTGTGCCCGGTCGAGGCGATCTTCTACGAGGACGACACTCCGGAGGAGTGGAAGGACTACTACAAGGCGAACGTCGAGTTCTTCGACGAGCTCGGCTCGCCCGGCGGCGCCAGCAAGCTCGGGCTGATCGAGCGCGACCACCCCTTCGTCGCCGCGCTCCCGCCGCAGAACCAGTAGGCGGCTCGCTGGGTCCCACCCAGCGGCAGCCGGCGGAACGTCGCCCCGGTCCCGTACGGCCCGATCCTTCCGGTCGCTGTACGGGACCGAGGCATTTGCCGTGCCGGCGCGCGGCATCCGTGCAGCAGCCCGTACCCGTGCGTACGGGGCGTACGTACGAGAAAGTGAGCCTGATCCCGTGTCCGCAGTCTCCGACCGGCTTCCCGTCTTCCCCTGGGACAAGCTGGAGCCCTACAAGGCGACGGCCGCCGCTCACCCGGGCGGCATCGTCGATCTGTCCGTCGGCACCCCGGTCGACCCGGTGCCCGAGCTGATCCAGAAGGCCCTGGTCGCGGCCGCGGACTCGCCCGGCTATCCCACGGTGTGGGGTACGCCCGAGCTGCGGGACGCGCTGACGGGCTGGGTGGAGCGGCGGCTCGGTGCGCGGGATGTCACCCACCGTCACGTCCTGCCGGTCGTCGGTTCCAAGGAACTGGTCGCCTGGCTGCCGACCCAGCTCGGCCTCGGCCCCGGCGACAAGGTCGCCCACCCGCGCCTCGCCTACCCGACGTACGAGGTCGGCGCGCGGCTCGCGCGTGCGGAGCACGTGGTCTACGACGACCCGACCGAGCTGGACCCGGCGGGCCTGAAGCTGCTGTGGCTGAACTCGCCGTCGAACCCGACCGGCCGGGTCCTGTCCGCCGCGGAGCTCACCCGGATCGTCGCCTGGGCCCGTGAGCACGGCGTCCTCGTCTTCTCCGACGAGTGCTACATCGAGCTGGGCTGGGAGGCCGACCCGGTCTCGGTGCTGCACCCCGACGTGTGCGGCGGCTCCTACGAGGGGATCGTCTCGGTCCACTCGCTGTCCAAGCGCTCGAACCTGGCCGGCTACCGCGCCGCGTTCCTCGCGGGCGACCCCGCCGTGCTCGGCGAGCTCCTCGCGATCCGCAAGCACGGCGGCATGATGACCTCCGCGCCGACCCAGGCCGCCGTGGTCGCCGCGCTCGCGGACGACACCCACGTCCGCGAGCAGCGCGAGCGCTACGCGGCCCGCCGCACCGCCCTGCGCGACGCCCTCCTGGACCACGGCTTCCGGATCGAGCACAGCGAGGCGAGCCTGTACCTCTGGGCGACCCGGGACGAGTCCTGCTGGTCCACGGTGGCCCACCTGGCCGAGCTCGGCATCCTGGTGGCACCCGGCGACTTCTACGGCGAGGCGGGCGAGCGGTTCGTGCGCGTGGCCCTGACCGCCTCGGACGAGCGGGTGGCGGCGGCGGTGGAACGCCTGCGGTAGCCGCGCCCGCGAGGGGCACCACGACCCGGTGTCCCGCGGCCCGGCCCGGCGGCACGGCCCCGCGACAGCGGAACGGGGGTCAGGGGAAGCGAGTTCCCCTGACCCCCGTCGTCGTACGGACGCGGCCGCAGGCGCGAGCCGAACGGCGGGCCCTAGCCCAGCGGCAGGCCCTTCAGCGGCAGCTGACCCGTCGGCAGACCGCCCTTGGTCACGGCGTCCGTGGGCAGTCCGCCGCCGGACGCGGTCTTCGTGGTGGCACCGAGGAGGCCCCCGGCCTGGCCGGTCGCGTCCCCGGCCACCTTCCGCGCGGCGGGCGTGGCCTTCTTGGCGACCTTGGCGCCGGCCGGGAGGGCCTGCTTGACCGCCTGGCCGCCGGACTTGCCGGCGATCCCGGTGACGTCGTGCGCCGCTCCGTCGACGGTGTTGCCGACGTTCGCCCCGTCCAGGGCGGTCAGCCCGCCGAGGCCGGGAGTGACCGGCAGGTCGGTGGCCGCGCAGGCGGAGCCGGCCGCGCCGACCACGGGCGCCGCTCCGGCCGCGACGAGCAGCGCGACACGGGCGATCCGGCGGGTCAGGGAGAGGGACATGGTGCTCCTTAGACGGAAGAGAACGGGGAAGCGCCCTGCCTTACCGCTCGAAGTCCGCGAAGGTTGCGGTGGCCCGCCGCAAAGAGTTGGTAATGCGTCGCATTATCGGTTGTGGATAAAAACGGGCAAACAATACCTGGTCACAGGGTCCGTGCCCTCGCCGCAGCCCTTTGCTCCCAAGGGTTTTCGCGGACCTGGGGGTGAGCACCCGAAAGCGCGCACCCGGCCCGTCCGCCGGGGCCCGCGTCCTCCCCAGGAGTGAGCCCCCGCACTACTGCCCGGTCACGCTACTGCCCCGTCACGATCCTGACCTCGGCCGCGGCCTCGCCGGCCCCCGGACCGCTCTTGTCGTCGGCCGTGCGCCACGAGCCCTCCGCGGTGCCCGCGGTCCACTCGCGGCCCGCGTACGACACCCGGTCGATGTGCAGGACCGAGGAGTTGGCCACGGCCCAGTGCGCCAGCTCCCAGCCGCGGCGCAGCGTGCCGGTCCCGGCCCCGGTCGCGGATCCCTCCCCGCGCACGGGGACGGTCACGGTCCGGTCGGCCTCCGTGGCGGCGGGGGCGGCCGGGGACGCCGACGAGGCCGGGGCCACGGGGGAGTCCGAGGCCGGCGACACGGGTGCCGCCGAGGAACCCGCGGCGTCCACGGTGGCACCCGCCTCCTGGAGCACATCGCGTCCGAAGTCCCGCGCGAGCGCGGCGCGCACCGGCGCCGGGCCGCCCGCCGGAGTGGTCGCGGCCGGCCGTCCCTGACAGGTCAGGGTGGCCGCCGCGCGGCCGGTCAGGGCGGCGGCGAGCAGGGTGGCGTCCGGCTCGTGCTTCGCGTACGCCTGGGGGAAGCCGCTGTGCTGCACCCGCTGCGCGGCGACGGTGAGCGGCAGCCGCGAGTACCCGGGCACCTTCGCCAGGTGTTCGTAGAAGACGCCCGCCGCGTACGTCGGGTCCATGATCTGCTTCTCGGTGCCCCAGCCCTGCGACGGACGCTGCTGGAACAGGCCGAGGGAGTCCCGGTCGCCGTGCTGGATGTTGCGCAGCCCCGACTCCTGGAGCGCCGTCGCCAGCGCGATGGCGACCGCCCGCTCGGGCATCCCGCGGGAGGTGCCGACCGCCGAGATCGTGGCCGCGTTCACCGCCTGCTCGGGGGTGAACTCGTACGACGCGCCGTCGGCGTTGCCGGAGACGACCTTGCACCGGGGCGCGCCCACGCCGCCCGTGAGGTACTGGACGCCGAGGTAGCCCGCGACCGCGAGCAGGACCACGAGGGCCCCCGCGAAACGCAGGAGGCGCCCGCGGCGGCGCCGGACTGGAGTGGGGGACGGCTCAGACACGCGTACAAGGTACTGGAGAGCGCTGTGGGCCGATCCCGGGGTGTGGACAACGCGCGCGCGTCCGGTGGATACGACCGCATCCGGCTGCTTTCGGTACGCCCGGACGCGGCGCGCTAGGGTCGACGCCATGGCCGACACCCCCCTTGACCTCACCCTCGACGCAGCCGGTCTCACCGCGTGGCTCGTCGACTTCCGCTCGGAGAGCGGCACCGAGAAGCCGCTCGCGGACGCCGTCGAGACGGCCCTGCGCGCCCTGCCGCACCTGACCGTCGACCGGTACGGCAACAACGTCGTGGCGCGCACGGACCTCGGCCGCGCCGAGCGGGTCGTGCTGGCCGGTCACATCGACACCGTGCCGATCGCGGGCAACGTGCCCTCCCG
Proteins encoded:
- a CDS encoding DUF6113 family protein, producing MSTNGQRGGSLLAQPLTRPSGGRIAAYLGLFLLGAVVGVAGALVQPGWFPLGLLLALAGAAGLFLGGARAAESRAGAVAPAAGWMVAVVLLTASRPEGDFLFGAGVGSYLFLLGGMATAVMCATLGQGRQPGPSGARLGK
- a CDS encoding ABC transporter ATP-binding protein, giving the protein MTTTAATTSTSVVRFESVTKSYGNVRAVDGLTLELHPGETVALLGPNGAGKSTTLDLLLGLKNADSGTVRVFGTAPREAIVAGRVGAMLQSGGLMDEVTVGELVKLACDLHPRPYRPSEVLARASIAQIADRKVNKLSGGQAQRVRFALATAGDSDLIVLDEPTTGMDVSARQAFWATMREQADQGRTVLFATHYLEEADAIADRVLVLHRGRLLADGTAAEIKAKAGARRVSFDLEGVIDEARLRALPFLTSVTVSGSGSAAGSGQTVRIQSSDADATVHALYGLGVYPRNLEVAGLGLEQAFVAITEAEEAALTAAGAHEGAGTAAEEAASK
- a CDS encoding ABC transporter permease; this translates as MNSLIKLEITRALRNRKFLFFSVIYPSALFLLIAGSADDHTKVPGTGLTLPTFFMVSMASFGALTAVLMGNSERIAKERESGWVRQLRLTPLPGRGYVFAKTASAAVISLPSIVIVFVVAAAVKNVRLDVWQWFALTGVIWAGSLVFAALGVAIGYLASGDAVRPITMIVYFGLSMLGGLWMPTTTFPDWLQNIAKWLPTHAYAALGQAIELGNAPHAKDIAILAVSFALFAGGAAWLYRKDTLKA
- a CDS encoding sensor histidine kinase, whose translation is MTEDPLPDTARTDRIVRMGESPRNLREALRKSVWIVIWLVFLGSPVHDLASGTHTPAATAAGWVGLAAFVAVYLTLVFRHMGKAFTGTLAVTLMVLALGVLAVVLCLTLGAPWLGLFVYVSVACGTTFPLRVSYWTIPLTAVVMLLVGLHGGEDDARNLVLLVVLIGFAMTGVRQLVRTTVELRKARATVAQLAANEERLRLARDLHDLLGHSLSLITLKSELAGRMLPDHPERAAQQVADIEQVSRQALVDVREAVTGYRRPRLAGELAGAQVALTAADVIADLPAEPDLDGVPEETESALAWALREAVTNVVRHSGARRCTVGLVRRQTLDGPVLELSVEDDGSGGTSGAAPGNGLTGLTERLEKAGGSMEAGRVRRGFRLVARAPLEDGRTPAGPAEDPVGSGA
- a CDS encoding response regulator transcription factor, producing MSRTIKVLLAEDQSMVREALAALLGLEPDIEVVAQVARGDEVLAAARAHDVDVALLDIEMPGMTGIEAAAEVHKELPGIKLLILTTFGRPGYLRSAMESGADAFLVKDAPAAQLAAAVRKVLAGERVIDPTLAAAALAEGANPLTDREREVLRAAADGSTNAELAKALHLSQGTVRNYLSTAIQKLAARNRAEAVRIAREKGWL
- a CDS encoding transglutaminase-like domain-containing protein; translation: MRFPEPPEPGRADEVRRRFADEARAERPDLAELCLLVGAAADGTLDDAGMDAAQVLLDELAGRLPFRPGGPLPWATALAELLGGRCGFRGSPGDYQRLESSLLHAVLRRRRGLPILLSVVWMEVARRAGAPVHGVALPGHFVVGFGPPERQVLADPFDGGRVLTGTDAQLFVAGATGAPLDPSMLSPADPLDVVLRVLNNVRAWAAARPERSDVALWSVELSLLLPSHPARLRYERAQLLVQRGDFLAGAAELDAYADVVAAVDEPSASRIRGQAHAARAMLN
- a CDS encoding GNAT family N-acetyltransferase, giving the protein MEFSAAGRLEVRVTAADVGKRVSVRRLTDNGDTVEKFTDTVGVLTSWDDGVLLITRRTGERVRIEESSLVAAKVVPSAPARRRGPAASYEELARVAARAWPPVDSERLGGWELRAAGGFTRRANSVLPLADPGVPLDEALAYVRHWYAARDLPAYVQTATGAEGTQELLCAELEERGWTREVSAGLWTGALAPVADREAPGVTLSRAADEAWLGRYQRKGVGETALKVLSGGPSVWFATVPGDPGAAPAAIGRCVVDGRWAGFAAVEVDPGLRRRGLATAVMAALAARALEEGASAAWLQVETDNTGARELYARMGFAPHHAYHHYREPSGPVTRASADADASPGTGGAPGDAGPAGEPYRST
- the fdxA gene encoding ferredoxin; protein product: MTYVIAQPCVDVKDKACIEECPVDCIYEGSRSLYIHPDECVDCGACEPVCPVEAIFYEDDTPEEWKDYYKANVEFFDELGSPGGASKLGLIERDHPFVAALPPQNQ
- a CDS encoding bifunctional succinyldiaminopimelate transaminase/glutamate-prephenate aminotransferase — protein: MSAVSDRLPVFPWDKLEPYKATAAAHPGGIVDLSVGTPVDPVPELIQKALVAAADSPGYPTVWGTPELRDALTGWVERRLGARDVTHRHVLPVVGSKELVAWLPTQLGLGPGDKVAHPRLAYPTYEVGARLARAEHVVYDDPTELDPAGLKLLWLNSPSNPTGRVLSAAELTRIVAWAREHGVLVFSDECYIELGWEADPVSVLHPDVCGGSYEGIVSVHSLSKRSNLAGYRAAFLAGDPAVLGELLAIRKHGGMMTSAPTQAAVVAALADDTHVREQRERYAARRTALRDALLDHGFRIEHSEASLYLWATRDESCWSTVAHLAELGILVAPGDFYGEAGERFVRVALTASDERVAAAVERLR